A window of Christiangramia forsetii KT0803 contains these coding sequences:
- a CDS encoding T9SS type A sorting domain-containing protein: MGEKLHGLFFLLILFLPVYIWGQCPASVSISADTGNTICEGTTVTYTVTPNGGAGAFTYQWKIDGANQGAPTTTNTFSRSNLTNGQVVSVEVTDANGSTCSVSNNGSPITVNPTRTPTVNFNVPAGTLCTGNIKLTATNTNAGSSPTYQWYVDGNLEQNSSSKDFTFNYSTAKSFSVRVVLNSSYICPSTPTVEVTKTVTTTSNPTISTTDPNLNGACINQPITPIIYNIGGSGTGATVNGLPPGVTGSFNSGTFTISGSPTASGVFNYTVNTQGPCTNVSEGGTIEVLKDATISLTSGSTNQTVCQSENIENIVYAIGETGNDASVSNLPTGLSGSFSAGNFTISGSSAQTGTFNYTIFATGTCGNSSTLNGTIIINANLTPSVSITSSEADNIICEGTQVTFTANPINGGSNPSYQWKIGNTNSGTNSNTFITTALALGDQDISVILTSNETCLTEQTATSNIITTTVNENLTPAVNISASDSDICQGDEITFTATPTNGGSSPLFQWKIGSTNVGSNSNQFSTSALTNGQEVSVIMTSNETCLASVSATSNIVTAIVNPNLTPSVSIASNDSDNIICSGGAIQFTATPTNGGNSPTYEWFINGSSIGNNSATYSTSSLTNGQTVKVRLTSNEDCLDINTAESNEITVQVDGSLSGILPSFDNSDPTHNSSAICPVTELIYKINPIPGARSYNWTYPAGWTVVSQNINLITLKAGVNAQSGNISVTAVNDCGNSNTLTESVSTGTVVLVNAGPDQSVCIGTNQINLAGEIGGVITKTKDWSWSASVSGGSFSNGGNNLTGTYIIPNTIKNNGGTVTITITSIDPSGPCDAKTDSMVLTVLKNATISNPANKNQTVCINQPIANIDFNITDAGTGATASGLPPGINGNFNSGVFTVSGSPTQSGTYDYTVNTTGSCTSQQISQTGTITVNPNNTIADAANKDQTVCINQLLQGIQFPVNSTVTSVNTSGLPTGITGNISNGNFILTGTPTASGTFAYSLNTAGTCESASTSGVITVTPDVTISDPVNKNQTVCINTAIDNIQFDISSPGTEATVSGLPDGLSGTFSNGIFTISGVPTEASAVAGDNGIFNYSVQTEGECVQVTANGTITIIPDPTATISYPENICTSIPGSINATLDGTGDYNGGLYSSTPAGLTISASSGAITPASSQPGTYTVSYKGPDTCNPATASVEITINPEPFVEITYGDPFCNSDSTLKEPVFNNGVGNYENGVFSSSEPGGLSIDSSTGQINAQTSSPGTYDVFYTIGEDSGCSEILITTEVTITQIPQIIISYPETICSSETSVAVSILGEDGNYQNGVYSGTNGLSIAADGTINPSASNAGPHSATYTIPTEAGCEQVIATADFIIKEVPLITTNPVNTGVCSNSPAEFEVIATGDDLNFQWYRILENGTEEMIAGENAAKLSFTNVTSADALGYYVTVSGDDSCGEDTSEIVTLNVDEDIIITEPSEDITICEDTQDEISFLFIGHANGAILDFNWYKDGNLVTAQNGKIAISVTGPDGPNGEYTGELTITDPQSGENGDSGVYYVVVDGPDYFTCPEATSKTFTFRVEPRPEAPSVTDRQYCLEDNAGSLTATGEEGNDIKWYTLNAGEYTFIGNDIPINTSTPTTFEYYATQTRPNGCESNFSEVLTIEILNTPPPVSTETIVFEYCHNEEGLESLIVTPADGAEINWYNSIDAESPMGSAPTPATDVVGTTTYYVSQTFATTTGCESDISPVEVTIKAIPNVVVDIVGDENTICLGSSVDFTATGATSYTWYLGETVLQTGETASYQASPTVLGENIYTVVGTTNGCTNTYNISVFVDDNSIAGGLDAPERICVSNGSATVSLQSKIGNIIKWEYSNASTADVWTETAETDLNDSRTFNGLTETTSYRVTVKNGVCEDATSEATVIVDQLPEGGKALWTTNNDRLFLSCENPASGYASSITLSGYSGQIVSWEYRGVSDNAWTTINNTTSTLTRDEVENAVSNESTAFRAKIVNGSCDTGNYSETAIISVIEADIKPTPVEVNKDVICIGDQITLSSETGYSADGGKFDGGAFDNAGIKNHGWDFTNPDGSKNDFDSAANNGRADHWLRMNPHGSNPANEKVYTANLYPIANQGPTNGSMVNFRTFSTNAGNKGFALVTGNNDSYMETPVFSLGGLDEAILTWDQAYNLTEGARIRVEISTNGGSTYETVVFDTIGTATSGNYNNFGDLTPAQRPLNKMVVDLGAYLGQSNLRIRFNYEGTIDGDVWAVDNIEVPEGPQDIILQWYYDDDLTDPDSYLEPIGEVNQYTVNFIPRKIGWNDFEVQTRIILDSNGNECQSIDNFETIRVWAFDRYTTNVETVVGSCGSLTVKLDATVTAEYQAKTITEYPTLDGYVGSWKVEDSAGNEVTAGFTIINQDSESSLDPLENPSAIFTADNLGDYNFKWILTPTAVDESDNLLVNSECPPVENTNNVTLVDCTTLDFDGDNDYIDLGNNYNGNFFVEAWIRPFDRALDDGSGNTNASTGVIFSTAGLEIRMENLPSGIVKNTRWYHIAVANNGDIWVDGVPSGNIDISASGINNTSIGARFNANTKTASNHFSGWIDELRIWNNNNKPDLKEIRFMMNQRIKLNDAASATSLVEGEVVPNLIIPDGISSYHTSGAHNLDQDGDTFYNQTWGDLEGYYRLISENPDPAGLISFADNLKPNGGFTPDHSITKVPGRLVNITTDQENTSPTPYLSGSDGSWANINTWARPAVWDYPNSTYNNIQIDWNIARINHNITADSKEIVMLGILSETPGQLLTVNGDVPIRITHYLLLDGNMDLAGESQLLQDHGSILANASQGWAEIDQQGRKISYNYNYWTSPHSNQGSDNNSGFLLNQVLMDGTNPATPKTIIFKDGYFSADGVKTNPITISNEWIWDFRGGRNDDYSDWLHLGSDFTEIVGAGYSMKGTDGTAGVNDEQNYVFRGKPNNGNIPTGDLNIVSGRDFLVGNPYPSAIDGLKFIDDNAGIFNGSLYFWDHFAGRTHILKEYVGGYATWNRSGGLKAISNDWRINEEGGNGSLEPGRYIPVAQGFFISTFNGGSGGNINFNNTQRVYVTESEAPSGGDNPSVFLQYEDNTIKAKVTDHKSETSEDTRLKIRLKFESPKKYHRQILVTMDENTTNGFDLGYDAPLIENNLEDMYWYFEERPYVIQGVPNFEKDQVLPLAIKSKEGGEFIIKIDKTENWPSGKELYLKDNLLDTIHNIIKEPYKSKTDESGEIKDRFEIVFFKEQAQDPAIPNPDPDDIVDPGDLPNIDGLVGISYSTFRKQVKISNFDMLDVSKVMIFDMAGKLIQQYDEIQTEREILLGMRPVRSGVYIIKVFSEKGISDKKVIIK; this comes from the coding sequence ATGGGTGAAAAATTACATGGATTATTCTTTTTATTAATACTTTTTCTACCGGTTTATATCTGGGGGCAATGCCCTGCGTCTGTTTCTATTTCTGCAGATACTGGTAATACTATTTGTGAGGGAACCACTGTAACCTATACCGTCACTCCAAATGGTGGTGCCGGAGCATTCACATATCAATGGAAAATTGATGGCGCAAATCAGGGAGCACCAACTACCACTAATACGTTTTCAAGATCAAATCTTACCAATGGTCAGGTGGTATCTGTAGAAGTTACGGATGCTAACGGTAGTACCTGTTCTGTTTCTAATAATGGTAGTCCTATTACCGTAAATCCTACCAGAACACCAACTGTTAATTTTAATGTTCCAGCAGGTACTCTTTGTACGGGAAATATAAAATTAACAGCTACTAACACAAATGCTGGTTCCAGTCCCACTTACCAGTGGTATGTGGATGGAAACCTTGAACAAAACTCCTCCTCCAAAGATTTTACATTTAATTATTCTACTGCTAAAAGTTTTTCAGTAAGAGTGGTTTTAAATAGCAGCTACATTTGTCCATCTACGCCTACCGTAGAGGTAACAAAAACTGTTACGACAACTTCCAATCCAACTATATCAACGACCGACCCCAATTTAAACGGAGCTTGTATAAATCAGCCAATCACGCCAATTATATATAATATAGGCGGAAGTGGAACCGGTGCAACCGTTAATGGACTTCCCCCAGGAGTCACTGGCTCTTTTAATAGTGGAACTTTCACCATTAGTGGCAGTCCTACAGCTTCAGGCGTATTCAATTATACTGTAAACACACAGGGACCTTGTACCAATGTCTCTGAAGGCGGAACCATAGAGGTTTTAAAAGATGCGACTATTTCCTTAACCTCCGGAAGTACCAATCAAACAGTATGTCAATCAGAAAACATAGAAAATATTGTGTATGCTATTGGTGAAACCGGCAATGATGCTAGCGTTTCAAATTTACCGACGGGTTTATCCGGCAGTTTTTCGGCAGGGAATTTTACGATTAGCGGTTCATCTGCACAAACCGGGACTTTTAACTATACCATATTTGCTACGGGTACCTGCGGAAACTCTTCTACACTGAATGGAACGATTATTATAAATGCAAATTTAACTCCGTCAGTATCTATTACCTCTTCAGAAGCAGACAATATTATTTGTGAAGGAACACAAGTAACGTTCACCGCCAATCCTATTAATGGGGGGAGCAATCCATCTTACCAGTGGAAAATAGGAAACACTAATTCCGGTACCAACAGTAACACCTTTATTACAACAGCTCTTGCCCTTGGTGACCAGGATATAAGTGTAATACTAACCTCAAATGAAACCTGTCTTACAGAGCAAACAGCAACCAGCAATATAATCACAACCACTGTAAACGAAAATCTAACTCCAGCAGTAAACATATCGGCCAGTGATAGTGATATATGTCAGGGAGATGAAATTACGTTTACCGCCACTCCAACAAACGGTGGCAGCTCACCATTGTTTCAATGGAAGATAGGCAGTACAAATGTTGGTAGTAATAGCAATCAATTTAGCACCTCAGCTTTAACAAATGGCCAGGAGGTTTCGGTCATCATGACTTCCAATGAAACATGTTTAGCCTCAGTTTCAGCTACCAGTAATATTGTAACGGCTATCGTGAATCCTAATCTGACTCCTTCGGTTTCAATTGCTTCCAATGACAGTGATAATATTATATGTAGTGGTGGCGCTATTCAATTTACGGCAACACCTACAAATGGTGGAAATAGCCCTACCTATGAGTGGTTCATTAACGGTAGTTCTATAGGCAATAACAGTGCAACTTATTCCACAAGCTCATTGACTAATGGACAGACTGTTAAGGTAAGATTGACCTCCAACGAAGATTGTCTTGATATAAATACTGCAGAAAGCAATGAGATTACGGTGCAGGTTGATGGTTCGCTAAGTGGCATATTGCCTAGTTTTGACAATAGTGACCCAACTCATAACAGTTCTGCAATTTGCCCGGTCACCGAGCTTATTTACAAAATTAATCCTATTCCAGGTGCCCGCTCTTATAACTGGACTTATCCAGCCGGATGGACGGTAGTATCTCAAAATATTAATTTGATTACGCTCAAAGCTGGAGTCAATGCCCAAAGTGGAAACATTAGTGTTACTGCCGTGAATGACTGTGGCAACTCTAACACTCTAACCGAAAGCGTCTCTACAGGCACAGTGGTTCTTGTTAATGCCGGGCCAGATCAAAGTGTTTGTATCGGAACCAATCAAATAAACCTTGCTGGAGAAATAGGAGGTGTAATTACTAAGACCAAAGACTGGAGTTGGAGCGCAAGTGTTTCAGGCGGATCTTTCTCGAACGGTGGAAATAATCTAACCGGAACTTATATCATTCCGAATACTATTAAAAATAATGGAGGAACTGTAACTATAACAATTACCTCTATAGATCCAAGTGGTCCTTGTGATGCCAAGACAGATTCGATGGTACTTACTGTTTTGAAGAATGCCACAATTTCAAATCCAGCTAACAAAAATCAAACAGTATGTATTAATCAACCTATAGCCAATATAGATTTCAACATTACAGATGCCGGCACAGGAGCAACGGCAAGTGGCCTCCCTCCAGGAATAAATGGAAACTTTAACAGTGGAGTATTTACAGTTTCAGGATCTCCAACTCAATCCGGCACCTATGATTATACGGTAAATACAACAGGTTCGTGTACCTCGCAGCAAATCTCGCAAACAGGCACAATTACTGTTAATCCAAATAATACAATTGCAGACGCTGCTAATAAAGATCAAACTGTATGTATCAATCAGCTGCTCCAAGGTATTCAGTTTCCGGTTAATTCTACTGTTACTTCTGTAAACACAAGTGGTTTACCAACGGGGATAACTGGTAATATATCAAACGGTAATTTTATTCTAACCGGGACACCAACAGCCTCTGGTACTTTTGCATATTCGCTTAATACCGCAGGAACTTGCGAATCGGCTAGCACTAGTGGTGTTATTACTGTAACACCCGATGTCACAATCAGCGATCCGGTGAATAAAAATCAAACCGTCTGCATTAATACAGCGATTGATAATATTCAATTTGATATTTCCTCACCTGGCACCGAAGCTACGGTGAGCGGACTGCCCGATGGTTTATCAGGAACATTTTCTAACGGGATATTTACCATCTCGGGAGTTCCAACTGAAGCAAGCGCGGTCGCGGGTGACAATGGAATATTCAACTATTCTGTACAAACAGAAGGTGAATGTGTTCAGGTAACTGCCAATGGAACGATCACTATAATTCCAGATCCAACAGCAACTATTTCTTATCCTGAGAATATTTGCACCTCTATACCTGGTAGTATAAATGCAACCTTAGATGGCACAGGAGATTATAATGGAGGACTTTATAGTTCAACACCTGCCGGATTAACTATAAGCGCTAGTTCCGGGGCAATTACTCCGGCATCCAGCCAACCTGGGACCTATACAGTTTCTTATAAAGGCCCTGATACCTGTAATCCCGCTACTGCATCTGTTGAAATTACTATCAACCCAGAGCCATTTGTAGAGATAACTTATGGTGATCCTTTCTGTAATTCAGATTCGACTTTAAAAGAGCCAGTATTTAATAATGGTGTAGGAAATTATGAAAATGGGGTATTTTCTTCTTCGGAACCCGGAGGTCTAAGTATAGATTCTAGTACAGGGCAAATAAATGCTCAAACGAGCAGCCCTGGAACTTATGATGTTTTTTATACGATAGGAGAAGATTCCGGATGCAGTGAGATTCTTATAACTACTGAAGTCACTATTACACAAATACCTCAAATAATTATATCCTACCCCGAAACTATTTGTTCTTCAGAAACTTCGGTTGCGGTAAGTATTTTAGGAGAAGATGGAAATTATCAAAACGGTGTTTACTCTGGCACTAATGGTTTATCTATTGCTGCAGATGGCACTATTAACCCTTCTGCGAGTAATGCCGGACCTCACTCCGCAACTTACACAATTCCTACAGAGGCAGGCTGTGAGCAAGTAATTGCTACCGCTGATTTTATTATCAAAGAAGTTCCGCTAATTACTACAAATCCTGTAAATACGGGTGTTTGCTCAAATAGTCCTGCAGAATTTGAAGTGATTGCTACCGGGGATGATCTCAATTTCCAATGGTATAGAATTCTGGAAAATGGTACGGAAGAAATGATCGCTGGTGAAAATGCTGCAAAACTAAGTTTTACCAATGTTACTTCTGCAGATGCTTTGGGATACTATGTTACTGTATCTGGTGATGATTCCTGTGGTGAAGATACTTCTGAAATTGTGACGCTGAATGTAGATGAAGATATCATTATAACAGAACCTTCTGAAGATATTACCATATGTGAGGATACCCAGGATGAAATTAGTTTTCTGTTTATAGGACATGCAAATGGTGCGATACTGGATTTTAACTGGTATAAGGATGGTAATCTGGTAACAGCTCAAAATGGGAAAATAGCAATAAGCGTTACTGGTCCTGATGGCCCCAATGGTGAATACACCGGGGAATTGACAATTACCGATCCCCAATCTGGAGAAAATGGCGATTCTGGAGTATATTATGTTGTGGTAGATGGACCCGATTATTTTACTTGTCCGGAGGCTACTTCAAAGACTTTTACTTTCAGGGTCGAGCCCAGACCTGAGGCTCCTTCAGTGACAGACCGACAATACTGCCTGGAGGATAATGCAGGATCTTTGACCGCTACCGGGGAAGAAGGAAATGATATAAAATGGTATACTCTAAACGCTGGAGAATACACCTTTATAGGAAACGACATTCCAATTAATACCTCAACACCCACAACTTTTGAATACTATGCAACACAAACAAGACCAAATGGTTGCGAGAGTAATTTTTCAGAAGTATTGACTATAGAAATTCTCAATACGCCACCTCCAGTTTCTACTGAAACTATCGTTTTTGAATATTGCCATAATGAAGAAGGACTGGAATCTCTTATAGTGACTCCAGCGGATGGAGCAGAAATAAACTGGTATAATTCTATTGATGCTGAAAGTCCTATGGGATCAGCACCAACTCCTGCCACAGATGTTGTTGGCACAACTACCTATTATGTAAGCCAAACATTTGCAACAACAACTGGTTGTGAAAGCGATATTTCACCAGTAGAAGTAACAATTAAAGCTATACCTAATGTAGTAGTGGATATTGTAGGTGATGAGAATACCATCTGCCTTGGTAGTAGTGTTGATTTTACAGCAACCGGAGCTACCTCTTACACCTGGTATCTCGGAGAAACTGTATTACAAACTGGAGAAACCGCTAGTTATCAGGCTAGCCCAACAGTTTTGGGCGAAAATATCTATACGGTAGTGGGAACTACAAATGGCTGTACCAATACTTATAATATTTCTGTTTTTGTAGATGATAATTCAATCGCTGGCGGTTTGGATGCTCCAGAAAGGATATGTGTTTCAAATGGATCTGCAACCGTATCTTTGCAAAGTAAAATTGGAAATATTATTAAATGGGAATACAGTAATGCATCAACAGCTGATGTATGGACAGAGACAGCAGAAACAGATCTAAATGATTCCCGAACTTTTAATGGACTCACTGAAACCACCTCCTATAGAGTTACCGTTAAAAACGGTGTTTGTGAGGACGCAACTAGTGAAGCTACAGTGATCGTAGATCAGTTACCGGAGGGAGGAAAAGCACTCTGGACAACCAATAACGACCGCTTATTCCTTTCGTGTGAAAATCCAGCTTCGGGATATGCCTCCTCAATTACGCTATCAGGTTATTCAGGACAAATTGTTTCTTGGGAATATCGCGGTGTTTCAGACAACGCCTGGACCACTATAAACAATACTACTTCAACATTAACGAGAGACGAAGTTGAAAATGCTGTAAGTAACGAGAGTACCGCTTTTAGAGCCAAAATTGTGAATGGCTCCTGCGACACAGGAAATTATTCAGAAACTGCCATTATAAGTGTTATAGAGGCAGACATAAAACCAACGCCAGTAGAAGTTAATAAAGATGTTATATGTATAGGAGACCAGATAACTCTAAGTTCAGAAACTGGCTATAGTGCTGATGGCGGTAAATTTGACGGAGGTGCATTTGACAATGCCGGTATTAAAAATCACGGTTGGGACTTTACAAATCCAGATGGAAGTAAAAACGATTTTGATTCTGCTGCTAATAATGGCCGCGCAGATCACTGGCTAAGAATGAATCCCCACGGCAGTAACCCTGCTAATGAAAAAGTATATACTGCAAATCTATATCCAATTGCTAATCAAGGGCCCACCAATGGATCTATGGTTAATTTCAGAACCTTCTCTACTAATGCAGGAAATAAAGGCTTTGCTTTGGTCACAGGAAACAATGATTCTTATATGGAAACGCCGGTTTTCTCACTTGGTGGTTTAGACGAAGCTATATTAACCTGGGATCAGGCATACAATTTAACGGAGGGAGCCCGGATTAGAGTAGAAATATCCACCAATGGCGGCAGCACTTATGAAACTGTGGTTTTTGATACCATAGGAACTGCTACTAGTGGCAATTATAACAACTTTGGAGATCTTACTCCGGCACAACGACCACTAAATAAAATGGTGGTAGATCTGGGGGCATACCTGGGACAATCTAATTTAAGGATTCGTTTTAATTATGAAGGAACTATTGACGGGGATGTTTGGGCAGTAGATAATATAGAAGTACCTGAAGGCCCACAGGATATAATATTGCAATGGTATTATGATGATGATCTTACCGATCCAGACAGCTATCTCGAACCAATAGGCGAGGTAAATCAATATACTGTTAATTTTATACCTCGGAAAATTGGATGGAATGACTTTGAAGTGCAAACCAGGATTATCCTGGACAGTAACGGGAATGAGTGCCAGAGTATAGACAATTTCGAAACTATAAGGGTTTGGGCATTTGACAGATATACAACAAACGTAGAAACAGTAGTTGGCAGCTGCGGTAGCCTAACGGTTAAACTTGACGCTACTGTAACAGCAGAGTATCAAGCCAAAACAATTACAGAATATCCAACCTTAGATGGTTATGTGGGTAGCTGGAAGGTTGAAGATTCAGCTGGAAATGAAGTCACTGCTGGATTCACAATAATCAATCAGGATTCTGAAAGTTCCCTGGATCCATTGGAGAATCCAAGTGCAATATTCACAGCAGATAATTTGGGCGATTACAATTTTAAATGGATACTAACTCCTACTGCTGTAGATGAAAGCGATAATCTTTTGGTAAATTCTGAATGTCCGCCTGTTGAGAACACTAATAATGTTACTCTGGTTGATTGTACCACGTTAGATTTTGATGGTGATAATGATTATATCGATCTTGGAAATAATTATAATGGAAACTTCTTTGTTGAGGCATGGATTAGACCTTTTGACAGGGCACTTGATGATGGCTCTGGAAACACCAACGCATCTACTGGCGTAATATTTAGCACTGCGGGACTCGAGATTAGAATGGAAAATCTTCCTTCAGGAATTGTTAAAAATACCAGATGGTATCATATTGCCGTGGCAAATAATGGTGATATATGGGTAGATGGTGTTCCCTCCGGCAATATAGATATTAGTGCCTCCGGAATTAATAATACTAGTATTGGAGCCAGGTTTAACGCGAATACTAAAACCGCTTCAAATCATTTTTCGGGATGGATCGATGAATTAAGAATTTGGAATAACAATAATAAACCAGATCTTAAAGAAATCCGGTTTATGATGAATCAACGTATAAAACTTAATGATGCTGCCAGCGCAACTTCATTAGTAGAGGGAGAAGTAGTACCCAACCTTATTATTCCTGATGGTATCAGCAGTTATCATACCAGTGGTGCACATAACCTTGATCAGGATGGAGATACATTTTATAATCAAACCTGGGGTGATCTAGAGGGGTATTATAGATTGATTTCTGAAAATCCAGATCCAGCAGGACTTATATCATTTGCAGATAATTTAAAACCTAATGGCGGTTTTACTCCAGATCATTCTATTACTAAAGTACCAGGCAGACTTGTAAATATCACGACCGATCAAGAGAACACTTCCCCTACTCCTTATTTATCTGGATCTGATGGCAGCTGGGCAAATATAAATACCTGGGCCAGACCAGCTGTTTGGGACTATCCAAACAGCACTTATAATAATATTCAAATAGATTGGAATATCGCTAGAATCAATCATAATATTACAGCAGACAGTAAAGAAATTGTAATGCTTGGAATTCTTTCAGAAACTCCAGGACAGCTATTAACTGTAAACGGAGATGTACCAATTAGAATAACTCATTATCTTTTACTTGATGGTAATATGGATCTTGCTGGGGAATCTCAATTACTACAAGATCATGGTAGTATTTTGGCAAACGCAAGTCAAGGCTGGGCTGAAATAGATCAGCAGGGTAGAAAAATTTCTTATAATTATAATTATTGGACAAGTCCACATAGTAATCAAGGTTCTGATAATAACTCAGGATTTCTCTTAAATCAGGTATTAATGGATGGCACAAATCCTGCTACACCCAAGACCATCATTTTTAAAGATGGTTATTTCTCTGCAGATGGTGTTAAAACCAATCCAATTACGATAAGTAACGAATGGATCTGGGATTTTAGAGGTGGAAGAAATGATGATTACTCAGATTGGCTACATCTCGGTTCAGATTTTACAGAAATTGTTGGTGCAGGATATTCCATGAAAGGAACGGATGGTACAGCGGGTGTAAATGATGAACAAAATTATGTTTTCCGAGGCAAGCCTAATAATGGCAATATTCCTACTGGGGATTTGAATATTGTTAGCGGTAGAGACTTCCTTGTAGGAAATCCTTATCCGTCTGCAATTGACGGATTAAAATTCATCGACGATAATGCTGGGATTTTTAACGGAAGTTTATACTTCTGGGATCATTTCGCTGGTCGTACTCATATATTAAAAGAATATGTTGGAGGCTACGCTACCTGGAATCGATCCGGTGGCCTCAAAGCTATCTCAAATGACTGGCGTATCAATGAAGAAGGTGGAAATGGTTCATTAGAACCCGGAAGGTATATTCCTGTTGCGCAAGGATTTTTCATTTCTACTTTTAACGGAGGTAGCGGAGGAAATATTAATTTTAATAACACGCAAAGAGTATATGTGACAGAATCTGAGGCGCCATCTGGCGGTGACAACCCCTCCGTATTCCTTCAATATGAAGACAATACCATTAAAGCTAAGGTGACCGATCATAAATCAGAAACATCAGAGGATACCCGGTTAAAGATCAGGCTGAAATTTGAATCTCCTAAAAAATACCATAGACAGATACTGGTAACTATGGATGAAAATACCACCAATGGGTTTGACCTTGGTTATGATGCCCCGCTGATAGAAAATAACCTGGAAGACATGTACTGGTATTTTGAAGAAAGACCTTATGTGATTCAGGGAGTCCCTAATTTTGAAAAAGATCAGGTGTTACCTTTAGCTATCAAATCTAAAGAAGGGGGTGAATTTATAATCAAAATTGATAAGACTGAAAACTGGCCCTCTGGCAAAGAATTATATTTAAAAGATAATCTTTTAGACACAATACATAATATTATTAAAGAACCATATAAAAGCAAAACTGATGAATCTGGTGAAATTAAGGATAGATTTGAGATTGTCTTTTTTAAAGAACAAGCCCAAGATCCTGCTATTCCCAACCCTGATCCTGATGATATAGTAGATCCAGGTGATTTACCAAATATAGATGGGCTTGTAGGTATAAGCTACAGCACTTTTAGGAAACAGGTTAAGATTAGTAATTTTGACATGCTTGATGTATCAAAAGTTATGATCTTTGATATGGCAGGAAAACTAATTCAGCAATATGATGAAATACAAACAGAAAGAGAAATATTGCTGGGTATGAGACCCGTACGTTCTGGTGTATATATAATAAAAGTTTTCAGTGAAAAAGGAATTTCTGATAAAAAAGTAATTATTAAATAG